AATCCTTATCCGCAAAACGGTTTATTTTATCCTCTATTGAAGGACAATATCGCGGTCCTATACTTTTAATCCGGCCATTGAACATTGGGGAACGATCAAACCCTTCACGCAACAAATCATGAACCAAAGCACTCGTGTGGGTCATATGGCAATCACGTTGCTCTCTTAAAATAGGTGTTTCCAAATAAGAAAACTTCTCTGGATTTTCATCTCCCGGTTGTGGAATCATTTTATCATAATCCAATGAACGGCCATCAACCCGTGGTGGTGTTCCTGTTTTCATTCGTCCACTATCAAAACCAAAATCAACTAACTGCTCCGTAATACCGGTTGCGGCTTTTTCACCAGCCCTACCTCCTCCAAATTGCTTTTCACCAATATGAATTAGTCCGTTTAGAAAGGTTCCATTTGTTAATACAACTGCTTTGGCCTTAATATCAATGCCCAAAGATGTTCTAACGCCAACGATAGTATCACCTTCGACCAACAAACCAGAAACCATTTCCTGGTAAAAATCAACATTTGGTGTGTTCTCCAAACCCAATCGCCACTCTTCCGCAAAACGCATTCTGTCATTCTGAGCTCTCGGGCTCCACATCGCCGGGCCCTTAGACTTATTCAGCATCTTAAACTGAATTGCAGATTTATCGGTAACAATCCCACTATAACCTCCGAGCGCATCTATTTCTCGAACTATCTGCCCCTTGGCAATTCCGCCCATAGCAGGATTACAAGACATCTGTCCAATATTTTGAAGGTTCATGGTGACCAACAACGTTTTGGAACCCATATTTGCAGACGCTGCTGCGGCTTCTGCTCCTGCATGCCCGCCACCAACAACTATTACATCGTACTCTTTCTCAAACATACTTATAGTTCCACGTGGAACATTTTTATCTTTTCATCCTCCTTAAGCCTCATCTCTCGTTGCTCATCTTCAGATTTGTCTCCGTATCCTAACAAGTGCAAAATGCCATGGCACATTACCCTTAACAATTCTGTATTGAAATCGACACCATACGAAGTTGCATTGTCCTCAACTCTATCCGAAGAGATGAAAATGTCACCAGAAACAAACTTAGCTTCCGAATAATCAAAAGTGATAATATCGGTAAGCGTATCGTGCTCTAAATACTCCTTATTGATTTCTAAAAGATAATCATCGTCACAAAAGATATAATCAATATCCCCTAAGCTATGTGCTTCACTTTGAATTACTCTAGTTATCCAATCGGAATATTTCTCTTTGTCTTCTAAAATCAAGTCCGACTTAAAATGGAAGTCAATCATTATTGAAATACCTCTTTACCTTCTCTTCGTAATTTTGGCGCAAAGGTAATGCTTGTCTATTTAATATTTCAACGTCGTTTTGATATTCATTTAGCAGTTCAGGCTTTGTTATAATAGGATTGGTGAAGTTCTTTTTGACCCTGCTACTCTCACGCTCATTTTTCTTTCCCTGTTTTAATGTAGCATTCTTGAGCTTCAGCAATTCGTGCTGTATGGTATTAACTTTATTTTTTGTGCGCTGTGTAATTCCGTTTTCCAACAAATCATTCTCAAAGTCCTCCATTTGTTGAATCAGTTTTCTCGCTAGATTCTTATCGGACTTGTTGATTAAATCCTCTAACTGCTTTTCCAATTGTTGTCGCAAAAATTGCTGCTCTTTATAGATTTCATAAATTTCGCTTAAGCCCATTTCGTCTACCCCATTAGAGCCACCAGTTCCATTTTTGTCTTCTTTACCTTCTCCTTTGCCATTGCCTTCTCCGTTTCCATCTTTTCCTTGACCATCTTCCTGTCCCTGTTTCCCTTTTCCTTTTCCTTCTTGTTCTCCTTCGCCGCCTTTACTTTTTCCCTTTTCTCCATCTCCCTGCTCACCTTGCTCACCACTCTGTCCTTTTCCGCTCTGCTTTCCAGAATCTCCCATCTTTTCCTGAATACTCTCCTGTCCCTTAATAATATCTGGCAACTGAAAATCGGAACCCTGACCGCTTCCTTGACCTGATTGCATACTTTGCTGCATATTGTCCAGAATATTAGCTAGAAAGTCGGCTAATTTATTTGTAGCGTTAATAACATATTGTTGGTATGATGCACTTTGATACACTTGACTCTCAGCTATACTCTCCAAGGATTTGTCAATATTGTAATACACCTCGTTTATTTGTTCATTGACAAATTCAGATAGTTCCGCCCTACGTAGCGATAAAGCAAAAAGACTGTCATCCACATGTTCGAACAACCGTCTTAATTCCTTTTGATCCCTTACCGATTTTGAAAACTGGGAAACATCCAAATTGGCGTTCTCTGTTCCTTCAAATAGCTTTTCCTGTTTAAAGGAAAATGTAATCAAATTGTCCAAAATCTGACGTAACATTTCCGCATCTTCTGTTATTGAAGAACCTCCGCCTCCCATACTGCTCTGCTGTAAAGATTTGCTCATTTCCTTCATTTTCTGAGAAGCTGATTTCTGTTTTTGAGATGCTTTTTGTTTTGAATTGGAATTTTTCGAATCAGACTGTTCAGAATTTTTTTCTTCCTCACTATTTAGCTCATCCAAAGCATCTTTTTGATCTTCCTTGATAGCGTCTTGTTCCTTTTTCGATACATCAACTTGCATCGGCTTTTTTAAATCATCATTGTCATTTTTTAATTCATCCAACTCATCCGAAAGCTTATTGAATTCTTCATTCAATTCCTCCTGCTTGTCTTTGATTTTTCCATCAGTTTTGGATAATTGCTCCTGCTTCTTGGAAAGCTCACCCAACTCTCTTGACAGTTGAGCCATTTTTTCTGTAACATAATACCGCTTAGTGAGCTCAAGAATCTGCTCTAGATTACGAGCACCTTTACTTTGGTTTTTGCCCAACTCATCAAGCTTCTTTTTAAGCTCCTCTTTGTTTATTTTATCTGCAAGCTTGTTTAATTCCTCAAGCAGCTTTTCATTTTTCTTTGCTTCCTGTTCTTGACGTTCCAACCGCTCCTGAAGCATTTTCTTCATCTCGCTATTTTCATCATCCTTACTCAGGCTCTCTTTAAGTTGCTTGCTGAATTTTTCCATCAGCATTTCCTGTTCTTCTTGCTTTTGCAAAAAATCCTTTATCTGATTCTTATCCTCAAAATTTAAATTCTTTTCCTCTTTCTGTTTGGTATTGATTTTGGATAATGTTTCTTGCTGCTCCCTATAGTTGTCCAAAGTCTCTCCCATCTTGTCCATCACAGTATTCTGAAACTCTAACTCCTTGTTTTTTAGTTCATTAACATTCAACAATGTAGCATCAAACACTTGGCTTTTAATTACTTTTCCTCCTCTAAGTTCATCATTATCAACGATTTCGAAAAATAATTTATAGTTCTTCCCATCCTGCAAATCCAATCCTGATGGAAATGTATAATAGAACTGATGAACGTTTGTATTGGGCGATTCAAGCAACAACCGTTGCACATTTTCTTGGTCATCTGACGGATAACATACAACCCTTATTTGGTTAAGGCCATGATCATCAGCGGCCTGTCCAGTAAAAAAGGATTGATTGGGGTTAATGGAATCTAAAATCTGCTCTACTTTGACAGTGGGACTTTGGTCCCTAATTACGTCCAAGGTATAGGCCAACTTCTCAAAATCTAGCACATGCGCATTTGATGTCTTGAGTTCATAAGCCAGATTTTTGTAGATATTGTTCTTATATGTAAAGCTATTTCCATCCTTTTGAAAAAGCCGAACCGTATCCGAAGTAACCATGGATATATTCGCTACATTATCTCCTTCAATTTGCCATAATATTGTTGTTCCCTCGGGAACAACAGCGTTTCCAGTTCCCGTAATTTCTTCATTTTTCCTTCCCAGATAATTCGGGAAATCAAGCTTCATTTTAAAGTCTATCAAAACAGGTGTCTTATAGCTCTTAATAGTATAGCTTTTTGAATCCCACCCATTAGCGGTCAAATAAAAACTGCTTTCCTCCACAGGTGCTTCAAATGTCTGCGTATATATTCCTTCTGATTGCTTTAAAAGCAATTCCTCTCCATTTACGACCATATAGACATTCTCTGGTTTTACATTGCCCACAACCGAAACAGATACTATTAAAGGTTCATTGTCCAAAACCTCCAGCTTATCGTTCAATACCTGGAACTTAAATGGAGCTGGTTGCTCAAATGCCAAATCATAATTGACTATTCTTTTATGGGAATTGAAAAACGAAGCAATGTTGCCAGACAACCAAATAAAGCCAAGGAGCAACAAAGGGATAACTACATATTTTGCGTATTTATAGCTTTCTTTAAAACTGATAGCTTCAGTGAAAGGAACCACGCCAAGGCTTTCCGCTTTCTGCTCAATACTGGCAAGCAATAGTTCTGACTCTGTTTGGTTTTCCGATAGTTCCAATAAATTATAGAGCTTATCATCTACTTGTGGAAAATGTTTGCCGATAAGACGGGAAGCTTCCTTATTGGAAATTCCATTTTTAATTTGGAACAAGTAGAACAATGGCATCAAAATAAACCGATACAGCAAGAACAGCTCCACTAGAACAAACACCGAGAATAAGGCAAGCCGCCATTCCTGACTGAGCCATAATACATATTCCAAGGACAGAATTGCCATCCAAAAAAGCAGGCCTAGCGTTACAAAAAGGAGCCCTCCTTTGATCAATTGCTTGGTATAATACTTCTTTATAAAGCGATTTAGCTTATCAAGTATCTTATGATAACTGTTCAAAATCCGTTATATTTATTACCAAGATACCTGATACCAAGGGATTGCGCTGAAAATTTTTTGTTAAAACCGTTCATATGAAAGATTTTAAATACCTAGCCGCTATGACGATTCCGCTTTCTGCCGTCATCAGTATTTATTTTAAAGGGTATTGGAGTTTCTTCACACCTTTCTACGCTTTTGCTATTATTCCGTTTTTAGAAGTGCTACTTCCACAAGACTCCACCAACTTGTCCGAAGAAGAGCGTTTTGAAAAGAAAAAGAGCAAGTTCTTCGATTGGATGCTCTATTTGAACGTTCCCATCGTTTTTGGTTTTCTGGGCTATACCCTTTGGGATCTTTCCACAACAACCTACGCACTATATGAAATTATAGGGCTGGTGTTTTCTGTGGGAATCGTCTTTGGTGTCAATGGCATTAATGTGGCACATGAACTCGGTCACAGACAGGCAAGCTTTGAGCGTTATTTGGGAAAGCTTTTACTGTTGCCATCCTTCTATATGCACTTTTATATTGAACATAATTTTGGACACCATGCCAATGCGGCCACAAAGGAAGATCCTGCTACGGCTAAATACAATCAAAGCCTCTATTCCTTTTGGTTCAGTTCTACGATTCGCCAGTATTTTAGTGCATGGAAGCTTCAATCAAAACTGCTTAAAAATGAAAAGCGGTCTTTTTTTAGTTTGAAAAATGACATGCTTTGGTATACTTTATTTCAAATCGCCTATTTAGGGCTTGTTCTCTATCTGTTCGATTTGAATGGATTGTTCTTTGCTCTGGCAACTGGAATAGTTGGATTTCTGCTATTGGAAACCGTAAACTATATTGAGCACTACGGTTTGATCAGAAAGAAATTGCCATCTGGAAGGTACGAACGTGTTCGCGAAAGCCATTCTTGGAACAGCAACCATGTCATTGGAAGAATTGTGCTTTACGAACTCACAAGGCACAGCGACCATCATTACAAATCATCCAAAAAATACCAGTTGTTGGATTATCATGATATCTCTCCCCAAATGCCTTACGGTTACCCTACTTCCATGGTATTGTCATTTTTACCCCCATTGTGGTTTAGCATCATGAATCCCAGGATTCCCTCCGAAATGAAAAAGACGTATTCCTAAACTCTTTTTTACCGTTTTAATGCACCGTATCTTTGCGGCTCAATTTAATATCCCATGAGTCAGAAAGTTCGGGTTCGTTTTGCCCCAAGCCCAACCGGGCCATTACATATAGGAGGTGTTCGCACAGCATTGTTCAATTATCTGTTTGCCAAGAAACACGGTGGCGATTTCATACTTCGGATTGAGGATACCGACCAGAACCGCTATGTAGAAGGTGCAGAAGCATACATTGTAGAAGCGTTGAACTGGTGTGGAATTCCTTTTGATGAAGGTCCTGGTGCATCATCTAAGGATGGGGACTTTGGTCCGTACCGCCAGAGTGAGCGTAAGCACTTGTACAAGGCCTACGCCATGGAACTTATTGAAAAAGGTCATGCATATTACGCTTTTGATACCGCTGAACAATTGGATTTTCATCGAAAAGACCATGAGGCCAAAGGCAAGACTTTTATCTATAATTGGCACAACCGTTTAAAACTTTCCAATTCACTTTCCTTGAATCCGGAAGAAGTGAAACGAAAACTGGATGCTGGTGAAGATTATGTGATTCGTTTTAAATCGCCCCAAGATCAGGAATTGTTGTTGCACGACATCATACGCGGTGAAATAAAAATAGATACTAATATTTTAGACGATAAGGTACTTTTTAAAAGTGATGGAATGCCCACCTATCATCTGGCCAATATCGTGGACGACCACTTAATGGAAATAAGCCATGTAATCCGTGGTGAAGAGTGGTTGCCCTCTTTGGCGTTGCATCAATTGCTCTACAATGCCTTCGGATGGAAATCGCCCGAGTTTGCACACTTACCACTTATTATGAAGCCCGTTGGTAAGGGAAAACTGAGCAAGCGTGATGGTGAAAAGGGTGGATTTCCTGTTTTTCCGTTATCGTGGAACGAATCAGAAGGATATCGTGAAGCTGGGTTTTTTCCAGAAGCTGTGGTCAACTTTTTGGCCTTATTGGGATGGAATCCTGGGACGGAACAAGAACTGTTCAGCCTAGAAGAACTTGTAGAGGTCTTTACTTTGGAGCGTGTAAATAAATCAGGTGCGCGTTTCGACCCTGATAAGACCAAGTGGTATAATCACCAATATTTACAGCAGAAAAATGATGGTGAATTGGCCAGTTTATTTGGTTCGATGTTGAATAGCAAAGAGCTTCCTCGCGAAGCTCAGAGTGCTGAATATCTTGAAAAAGTAGTCTCCCTAATAAAAGAACGCGCCAATTTTGTTGCCGATTTTTGGGAATTGGGCAGTTACTTTTTTGAAGCACCTGCCTCCTATAACGAAAAAGCAGTT
The nucleotide sequence above comes from Flagellimonas sp. HMM57. Encoded proteins:
- the gltX gene encoding glutamate--tRNA ligase, encoding MSQKVRVRFAPSPTGPLHIGGVRTALFNYLFAKKHGGDFILRIEDTDQNRYVEGAEAYIVEALNWCGIPFDEGPGASSKDGDFGPYRQSERKHLYKAYAMELIEKGHAYYAFDTAEQLDFHRKDHEAKGKTFIYNWHNRLKLSNSLSLNPEEVKRKLDAGEDYVIRFKSPQDQELLLHDIIRGEIKIDTNILDDKVLFKSDGMPTYHLANIVDDHLMEISHVIRGEEWLPSLALHQLLYNAFGWKSPEFAHLPLIMKPVGKGKLSKRDGEKGGFPVFPLSWNESEGYREAGFFPEAVVNFLALLGWNPGTEQELFSLEELVEVFTLERVNKSGARFDPDKTKWYNHQYLQQKNDGELASLFGSMLNSKELPREAQSAEYLEKVVSLIKERANFVADFWELGSYFFEAPASYNEKAVKKQWKEGTPELMQHVLDIVKTTEDFNSATVETNVKSWITDNELSFGKVMGPLRLIIVGDMKGPHIFDILALLGKEESVARIEKALEVLS
- the ybeY gene encoding rRNA maturation RNase YbeY; translation: MIDFHFKSDLILEDKEKYSDWITRVIQSEAHSLGDIDYIFCDDDYLLEINKEYLEHDTLTDIITFDYSEAKFVSGDIFISSDRVEDNATSYGVDFNTELLRVMCHGILHLLGYGDKSEDEQREMRLKEDEKIKMFHVEL
- a CDS encoding alkane 1-monooxygenase: MKDFKYLAAMTIPLSAVISIYFKGYWSFFTPFYAFAIIPFLEVLLPQDSTNLSEEERFEKKKSKFFDWMLYLNVPIVFGFLGYTLWDLSTTTYALYEIIGLVFSVGIVFGVNGINVAHELGHRQASFERYLGKLLLLPSFYMHFYIEHNFGHHANAATKEDPATAKYNQSLYSFWFSSTIRQYFSAWKLQSKLLKNEKRSFFSLKNDMLWYTLFQIAYLGLVLYLFDLNGLFFALATGIVGFLLLETVNYIEHYGLIRKKLPSGRYERVRESHSWNSNHVIGRIVLYELTRHSDHHYKSSKKYQLLDYHDISPQMPYGYPTSMVLSFLPPLWFSIMNPRIPSEMKKTYS